A single Aminobacterium mobile DSM 12262 DNA region contains:
- a CDS encoding FadR/GntR family transcriptional regulator has protein sequence MFKPASKSTLHESVLNQIIDAIKKNIWEPGMKLPGEQALAKTFGVSRNCIREVLKALELSGIVEARPGDGTYLSINALRNITNTEFVASLFEESTLKELVEARQLLEGQIAYWAAQRATEQQIQKMEELLLKDEEHPDVDIHDKFHNVLAEMAGNRFLLRLLGSIRNELATQRLIFKTSPVENLAAFKKENWEICQAIKERNPEKAKKIMYKHLSHGQYEILERLHEKEQR, from the coding sequence ATGTTTAAACCGGCAAGTAAATCGACACTTCATGAAAGCGTTCTCAACCAAATTATTGATGCTATTAAAAAAAATATATGGGAACCTGGTATGAAGTTGCCTGGAGAACAAGCTTTAGCGAAAACCTTCGGGGTAAGCCGAAATTGTATTCGAGAAGTTTTAAAGGCTCTTGAACTTTCAGGAATTGTTGAAGCGCGTCCTGGTGATGGCACGTATTTATCTATAAATGCTCTTCGCAATATTACTAACACTGAGTTTGTTGCAAGCCTTTTTGAAGAGTCTACATTAAAAGAGCTTGTGGAAGCTCGGCAATTGTTAGAAGGCCAAATTGCTTATTGGGCAGCACAACGGGCTACTGAGCAACAAATTCAAAAAATGGAGGAGCTTTTATTAAAAGACGAGGAACATCCGGATGTAGATATTCACGATAAATTTCATAATGTCTTAGCAGAGATGGCGGGAAATCGTTTTTTATTGCGGTTACTTGGATCTATTCGCAATGAACTCGCGACGCAACGACTTATTTTCAAAACCTCGCCAGTTGAGAACCTTGCTGCTTTCAAGAAAGAAAATTGGGAAATATGTCAAGCTATAAAAGAGCGGAATCCAGAGAAAGCCAAAAAGATTATGTATAAACACCTGTCTCACGGCCAATATGAGATCTTGGAACGTTTACACGAAAAAGAACAGCGTTAG
- a CDS encoding TRAP transporter small permease, which produces MSESKSFFNTILYWAAKAQDVVLVFLMSFISILVFGQVVLRYVFKAPLMGIEELLLFPTTWAYLIGAIKASADKNQIVARVLEVFMRKQKSVYLVRAIAAALSGVVLIWLSYWGYDYLKYALRVQKESPTLFIPMIWSESLVFVSMACMTFYTIVEFFGHVRDFIRTPQDVLTQMEVEEEVY; this is translated from the coding sequence ATGTCAGAGTCAAAAAGTTTTTTTAACACCATTCTTTATTGGGCAGCAAAAGCGCAAGATGTAGTTTTGGTTTTTCTGATGTCATTCATCTCGATTCTTGTTTTTGGCCAGGTTGTGTTGCGCTATGTTTTTAAAGCCCCCCTTATGGGAATAGAAGAGTTGCTTCTTTTTCCCACAACATGGGCATATCTTATCGGGGCTATAAAAGCTTCGGCAGACAAAAATCAGATAGTGGCCAGGGTGCTCGAAGTTTTTATGCGGAAACAGAAATCAGTGTATTTAGTGCGTGCCATTGCTGCTGCTTTAAGTGGAGTTGTTCTAATTTGGCTTTCCTATTGGGGATACGATTATCTCAAATATGCTCTACGTGTCCAAAAAGAAAGTCCCACGCTCTTTATTCCCATGATTTGGTCTGAGTCTCTTGTTTTTGTCAGTATGGCTTGCATGACCTTCTATACCATCGTTGAATTTTTTGGTCATGTTCGAGACTTTATCCGAACACCTCAAGACGTGCTAACCCAGATGGAAGTGGAAGAGGAGGTATATTAA
- the dctP gene encoding TRAP transporter substrate-binding protein DctP, which yields MKKFFAALLGISFVFAALFMVGGEALAKEKSYVWKISHIRPADTAIDKDVKWFAEKLEQESNGRIKLQIFDNSQLGDYTVVHERVSVGAVDMAIQPVVTTADKMLQILNLPYIVNDWEGVKKNYVSGTPLMNWAAERYAKQDLKIISVWPVYFGGTALMKKPEKPGDPSVSKGLKVRVPTQKAFELLADAQGYMATPLAFAETFTALQTGIVDGAFGAGAEGYYANFRDIIKCYVPSNTHFEQWYLIINMELWNSLSEEDQALITTLAREMEDRRVAQAESDQAANEKRMEEYGIEVVHLSKEELQALTDNAREKVWPEMRKILGEANFDEAVKLVMD from the coding sequence ATGAAAAAGTTTTTTGCAGCACTATTGGGAATTTCTTTTGTTTTTGCGGCTCTCTTTATGGTAGGCGGAGAAGCTCTGGCCAAAGAGAAATCTTATGTCTGGAAGATTTCTCATATCCGCCCGGCAGATACGGCAATTGACAAAGATGTGAAGTGGTTTGCAGAAAAACTTGAACAGGAATCTAACGGTCGTATTAAGCTCCAGATTTTTGATAACAGTCAGCTTGGCGACTACACCGTCGTTCATGAAAGAGTGAGTGTTGGTGCGGTAGACATGGCCATTCAGCCTGTCGTTACCACTGCCGACAAAATGCTCCAGATATTGAATCTCCCGTACATTGTGAATGATTGGGAGGGAGTAAAGAAAAATTATGTAAGCGGCACTCCCCTCATGAACTGGGCAGCGGAACGTTACGCCAAACAAGACCTCAAAATTATTAGCGTTTGGCCGGTGTATTTCGGAGGAACCGCTCTCATGAAAAAACCTGAGAAACCTGGCGATCCTTCCGTCTCTAAAGGGCTGAAAGTCCGAGTCCCGACGCAGAAAGCCTTTGAGCTTCTGGCAGATGCACAAGGGTACATGGCTACTCCTCTTGCTTTTGCTGAAACATTTACAGCTCTTCAGACTGGAATTGTAGATGGGGCTTTTGGAGCCGGAGCAGAAGGATATTATGCGAATTTCCGCGACATTATCAAGTGCTATGTTCCATCGAATACTCATTTTGAGCAGTGGTATCTCATTATAAACATGGAACTTTGGAACTCTCTTTCTGAGGAAGATCAGGCTTTAATTACTACGTTGGCTCGCGAAATGGAAGATCGCCGCGTTGCTCAGGCTGAATCTGATCAAGCGGCAAATGAGAAGCGTATGGAAGAGTATGGCATTGAGGTTGTTCACCTTTCCAAAGAGGAGCTTCAAGCCCTTACTGATAATGCTCGAGAAAAAGTTTGGCCTGAAATGAGAAAGATACTTGGAGAGGCAAACTTTGACGAAGCTGTGAAGCTAGTTATGGATTAA
- a CDS encoding M24 family metallopeptidase, whose protein sequence is MMDYVKRFNKLLEILQNSNLDGIFLAPSSDLEYTTGLKLHPDSRFKGVMISKNGESFALCPSLYREEMEAALPESTAILEWKDGQGFVEVFKDGIKALGLNNGRVAFNAGVKAVDMLDAVLETNITCVNGASVLSPLRRSKDEQELDFLRAASRNNDAVMEDLKNFIRPGVTEKDIAKHIMFLHEKRGGVPRYPVVASGINGSMPHYGGQDNRIIQNKDIIIVDTGAWYNSYNCDMTRMFFIGDPTEEQKKVYRIVLEAQNVGEEEATLGAIPEDIDNKARKVIETAGYGAAFTHRLGHGTGMDPHEDPFIVAGNKRPLEVGNCFSIEPGIYLKGAFGVRIENLIAITETGPEVLNKLDKEMIIL, encoded by the coding sequence ATGATGGATTACGTAAAAAGATTTAACAAACTTCTCGAAATTCTTCAAAATAGCAATTTAGATGGAATTTTTTTAGCTCCCTCTTCAGATCTGGAATACACCACAGGCCTTAAGCTTCATCCTGACAGTCGATTTAAAGGAGTCATGATCTCTAAAAATGGAGAATCTTTTGCTCTCTGCCCCTCCCTTTATCGCGAAGAAATGGAGGCAGCTCTTCCTGAAAGTACGGCCATTTTGGAATGGAAAGATGGTCAAGGATTTGTGGAAGTATTTAAAGATGGGATAAAAGCCTTAGGCCTTAACAATGGAAGAGTTGCATTTAATGCAGGAGTGAAAGCTGTAGATATGCTTGATGCAGTTTTAGAGACGAACATAACGTGTGTAAATGGGGCATCGGTTCTTTCGCCTCTTCGACGTAGTAAAGATGAGCAGGAACTTGATTTTTTGAGAGCGGCATCAAGAAATAATGATGCAGTTATGGAAGACCTGAAAAATTTCATCCGCCCAGGAGTTACGGAAAAAGATATAGCGAAGCATATTATGTTTCTCCATGAGAAAAGAGGGGGGGTTCCCCGGTACCCTGTTGTAGCCTCTGGAATAAATGGGTCGATGCCACATTATGGAGGCCAAGACAATCGAATTATTCAAAACAAAGACATTATTATCGTTGATACTGGGGCTTGGTATAACAGCTACAATTGTGATATGACACGAATGTTTTTTATAGGGGATCCGACGGAAGAACAGAAAAAGGTATATAGAATTGTTCTAGAAGCACAAAATGTTGGAGAAGAAGAGGCTACGCTAGGAGCCATACCGGAGGATATAGACAATAAGGCGAGAAAAGTTATTGAAACAGCAGGTTATGGTGCTGCTTTTACCCACCGTTTAGGTCATGGAACTGGTATGGATCCTCATGAAGATCCCTTTATCGTAGCAGGAAATAAAAGACCTCTGGAGGTTGGGAACTGTTTCAGCATAGAACCGGGGATTTATCTAAAGGGGGCATTTGGGGTCCGTATAGAAAATCTTATTGCTATTACAGAAACGGGTCCTGAAGTATTAAATAAACTAGATAAAGAAATGATCATTCTATAA
- a CDS encoding ornithine cyclodeaminase family protein codes for MNTLLMSQNEIKELITMKDVVEACDKTFQGMGDGTVINPTKVNLDLGETASFPPYSGFMNAMPAYVGWSDTAGIKWAGGFLGERKKVGLPYITSLIMLIDPKMGNFTAVMDGAYITNLRTGAQTAVALKYLFPRKSLRLCLYGAGMQGHTQTMAISQLFDIEEVHVYDISKAAAERYASDMASYVKGKIHIANTPEEAADGDVVVCVTQSKDKFFKNEWFKPGMLLFPMGSYQECDNDCILNADKIIVDHIGQTLHRGALAELGTSGRITEKDIFATIGELAAGKKKASVANGEKILCIPIGTGAMDIGVASVVLDRAKKSQRGKTYAFV; via the coding sequence ATGAATACGTTGTTGATGAGCCAGAATGAAATCAAAGAGCTTATTACGATGAAAGATGTAGTTGAGGCCTGCGACAAAACCTTTCAAGGAATGGGCGACGGAACTGTTATTAACCCCACGAAAGTCAATCTAGATCTTGGAGAAACAGCATCGTTCCCTCCTTATAGTGGATTTATGAATGCTATGCCTGCCTATGTTGGATGGTCAGACACGGCTGGAATAAAGTGGGCTGGCGGGTTCTTAGGCGAACGTAAAAAAGTTGGTCTTCCCTATATTACCTCTCTTATTATGCTCATAGATCCTAAAATGGGCAACTTCACAGCAGTGATGGATGGTGCATACATTACCAATCTTCGTACAGGTGCTCAGACAGCGGTAGCCCTTAAGTATCTTTTCCCTAGAAAATCTCTTCGTTTATGTCTCTATGGAGCGGGAATGCAGGGGCATACTCAGACCATGGCCATTTCCCAGCTTTTTGACATAGAAGAAGTACACGTATACGACATTAGTAAAGCAGCTGCTGAGCGCTATGCCTCTGACATGGCTTCTTATGTAAAAGGGAAAATTCATATTGCGAATACCCCCGAAGAAGCAGCGGATGGAGATGTGGTCGTTTGTGTTACTCAATCAAAAGATAAGTTTTTTAAAAATGAGTGGTTTAAGCCAGGAATGTTGCTTTTCCCTATGGGATCATATCAGGAATGTGATAATGATTGTATTTTAAACGCGGATAAAATAATAGTAGATCATATTGGACAGACCCTTCACCGCGGCGCTCTTGCAGAACTTGGTACCTCTGGACGGATCACAGAAAAAGACATTTTTGCCACCATCGGCGAATTAGCTGCTGGAAAAAAGAAAGCCTCTGTAGCTAACGGAGAAAAGATTCTCTGTATCCCCATTGGAACAGGCGCTATGGATATTGGTGTGGCTTCAGTTGTGCTTGACAGAGCTAAGAAGAGCCAACGCGGAAAAACGTACGCATTTGTATAG
- a CDS encoding FadR/GntR family transcriptional regulator has protein sequence MIKPANKSTLYENVLEQMLEAVKKGAWKPGEKIPGELALAEIFQVSRNCIREVLKALSIYNIVESRSGDGTYISANALRYLANNELVEHLSENVSIRELMEIRILLETQIVEWVIERATEEDLETLKEIVFLERGNKNEAINPSSHTKFHEYLAEIAGNSLAVKILASIREEINAQRYRYTRLPLSSWQEMMTEHEAILNCILNRDIGKARESVKKHIEHMLKSQLLSLDAQKNCE, from the coding sequence ATGATAAAGCCTGCTAATAAATCTACGTTATATGAAAATGTTTTAGAACAAATGCTCGAAGCAGTAAAAAAAGGGGCATGGAAACCTGGAGAAAAGATCCCAGGGGAACTAGCTCTTGCTGAGATATTTCAAGTCAGCAGAAATTGCATCCGAGAAGTTTTAAAAGCTCTCTCAATATATAACATCGTCGAATCCCGATCTGGAGATGGCACATACATTTCTGCCAATGCGCTGCGATATTTGGCAAACAATGAGCTCGTTGAACACTTATCGGAAAATGTTTCCATACGAGAATTAATGGAAATTCGAATTCTTTTAGAGACACAAATTGTAGAATGGGTTATAGAACGGGCAACAGAAGAGGACCTTGAAACTCTCAAAGAAATTGTTTTTTTAGAACGAGGCAATAAAAATGAAGCTATCAATCCTTCCTCACATACTAAATTCCATGAATATCTAGCTGAAATAGCAGGAAACAGCTTGGCTGTTAAAATATTAGCCTCCATACGAGAAGAAATTAATGCACAAAGATATAGATATACAAGGCTTCCCTTGTCTAGCTGGCAAGAGATGATGACAGAACATGAAGCAATATTAAACTGCATACTCAATAGAGACATAGGTAAAGCACGTGAAAGCGTAAAGAAACACATTGAACATATGCTTAAAAGTCAATTATTAAGCCTTGATGCGCAAAAGAATTGCGAGTAA
- a CDS encoding TRAP transporter large permease: protein MVSVALIALLILVVFLSLGVPLPFCFGGALMYMSIIGGVSMKGMMMWGLQQILSPVLLCVPLFIFAGSLMSQSGIAKYLLDLVDVFVGRVKGGLGVVATVSCAIIGAISGSGFTGVAAVGPILIPRMVEQGYPKGYATALVTDSSILGLLIPPSVILIVYGWVTETSILACFLATVGPGILVTIFFSIINLIWAKRFPLKLEPELKKEEKMREIVHRGWKALPALMMPVIILGGIYGGIMTPTEAAAVAVIYAIPVGFLIYKGLKAKNYYEVAKNSAISVGSIMVMILCSLMLSQTFVMLQIPQAIVKTMFGITQNKVILLVLINLLLFFIGMIVNDLTGVILVAPLLLPLALAIGIHPIHFASILGVNLAVGGVTPPYASILYLGMKIGEVEFVEILRPAMTFLLLGYIPVMILTTFWPPLSLFLPGIMGFLQ, encoded by the coding sequence ATGGTATCTGTTGCTCTTATCGCTTTATTAATTCTCGTTGTATTCCTCTCCCTCGGTGTTCCTTTACCTTTCTGTTTTGGTGGAGCCCTTATGTATATGAGCATTATAGGTGGCGTATCCATGAAAGGCATGATGATGTGGGGGTTGCAACAGATTTTGAGCCCTGTCCTGCTCTGTGTCCCCCTCTTTATTTTTGCAGGAAGTTTAATGAGTCAAAGCGGTATTGCAAAATATCTACTTGATCTAGTGGACGTTTTTGTAGGGAGAGTAAAGGGTGGTTTAGGTGTTGTAGCTACAGTAAGTTGCGCCATTATTGGCGCTATCTCTGGCAGCGGTTTTACAGGAGTAGCAGCAGTGGGTCCTATCCTTATTCCACGCATGGTTGAGCAAGGATACCCAAAAGGTTACGCTACGGCTCTTGTCACAGATTCTTCTATTCTTGGGCTCCTTATTCCTCCAAGTGTTATTTTGATTGTCTACGGCTGGGTCACCGAAACATCTATCTTAGCCTGTTTTCTTGCCACAGTAGGGCCGGGAATCCTCGTTACTATTTTCTTTTCCATCATTAATCTTATATGGGCTAAACGGTTCCCTCTCAAACTGGAGCCAGAGCTTAAAAAAGAAGAAAAAATGCGCGAAATTGTTCATCGAGGTTGGAAAGCATTACCAGCCCTCATGATGCCAGTTATTATTCTTGGCGGAATTTATGGGGGAATTATGACTCCTACAGAGGCCGCAGCAGTAGCTGTTATATATGCAATTCCTGTAGGTTTCCTAATTTATAAAGGGCTTAAAGCTAAAAATTATTATGAGGTAGCCAAAAATTCTGCAATATCCGTTGGATCTATCATGGTCATGATTTTATGTAGCCTCATGCTCAGCCAGACATTTGTTATGCTTCAAATTCCTCAAGCTATTGTAAAAACTATGTTTGGAATTACACAGAATAAGGTTATATTGTTGGTCCTCATCAATCTTCTTCTTTTCTTCATAGGCATGATTGTGAATGACCTTACAGGAGTTATTCTTGTCGCGCCCTTACTTTTACCATTAGCTTTAGCCATAGGAATTCACCCTATCCATTTTGCCTCCATTCTTGGTGTTAACCTCGCAGTCGGCGGTGTCACGCCACCCTATGCGAGCATCCTTTATTTAGGAATGAAGATTGGAGAGGTGGAATTTGTTGAGATTCTTCGTCCAGCAATGACTTTTCTTTTGTTGGGCTATATCCCCGTTATGATCCTTACTACATTTTGGCCCCCTCTGTCCCTTTTCCTTCCTGGAATTATGGGATTTTTACAGTAG
- a CDS encoding serine dehydratase subunit alpha family protein has product MSESLLTILKREVKPALGCTGPTSVSFAASVAQAAVEGEVKSIKVVMDRDTYKNSIAVGIPGTSLLGLDIAASLGAVAGDAEAGLEVLHNITKEDEKRAIAMLPNTHISIDWTRKEVGLYIDATVETTNGVGRAVVVKTHTNVVLIKANEEMILAKPQEDTAASDYSKDAILSYKLKDLYDFSLSEPLENLLFLQDAIVMNEKLAKAGFEEQAGGKFGQGFLDYPYMNPIIKAKALTAAASDARMDGLGLPAMSCATSGNVGITASLPLVVMARELDKDKEALLRSLALSFLVTIYLKSHIGRLSPMCACAIAAGLGVTSGMVLMLDGSFEQVERAINTVVGSIGGILCDGAKLGCAMKLANAVGTAMESAYLAMNNTSIRSGDGLVCERADDTICILGRIAQKGMAPADEEMCRAIIEREQG; this is encoded by the coding sequence GTGTCAGAATCGTTGCTTACCATTTTGAAAAGAGAAGTTAAGCCAGCCCTTGGATGTACTGGCCCGACCTCTGTTTCTTTTGCTGCAAGTGTGGCTCAAGCAGCTGTGGAAGGGGAAGTAAAATCCATAAAAGTTGTGATGGATCGGGATACGTATAAAAATTCTATAGCAGTGGGTATCCCAGGTACATCGCTATTAGGGCTTGATATAGCGGCTTCTCTTGGTGCCGTTGCTGGGGATGCAGAAGCAGGCCTAGAGGTTTTACATAATATCACGAAGGAAGACGAGAAAAGGGCCATAGCCATGCTACCCAACACCCACATTTCTATCGATTGGACTCGAAAAGAGGTTGGTCTTTATATTGATGCTACAGTTGAAACTACAAATGGAGTTGGACGAGCAGTTGTCGTTAAAACCCATACAAATGTAGTTCTTATAAAAGCCAATGAAGAAATGATATTGGCTAAACCCCAAGAAGATACAGCAGCTTCTGACTATTCGAAAGATGCAATCCTTTCTTATAAGCTTAAGGATCTTTACGATTTTTCTTTAAGTGAGCCTCTTGAGAATTTATTATTCCTTCAAGATGCCATAGTGATGAACGAAAAACTTGCCAAGGCTGGTTTTGAAGAACAAGCAGGAGGAAAGTTTGGACAGGGGTTCCTCGATTATCCCTATATGAATCCTATTATCAAGGCTAAAGCCTTGACAGCCGCTGCCTCTGATGCACGAATGGATGGCCTGGGGCTGCCAGCCATGAGTTGTGCCACAAGTGGAAATGTTGGCATTACAGCTTCGTTACCCCTTGTTGTTATGGCTCGTGAACTTGATAAAGATAAAGAAGCGCTTCTTCGATCTCTTGCCCTTAGTTTTCTTGTCACTATTTATCTAAAGAGTCATATTGGTCGCCTTTCACCGATGTGTGCTTGCGCCATAGCTGCGGGGTTGGGTGTTACTTCTGGAATGGTCCTTATGCTTGACGGTTCTTTTGAGCAGGTGGAAAGAGCAATCAATACTGTTGTAGGAAGTATTGGCGGCATCTTGTGCGATGGCGCAAAGCTCGGATGTGCTATGAAGTTGGCCAATGCGGTAGGTACGGCAATGGAATCAGCTTATTTGGCAATGAATAATACGTCTATCCGTTCAGGAGACGGACTCGTTTGTGAGAGAGCAGATGATACCATCTGCATTCTTGGCCGGATAGCACAAAAGGGAATGGCTCCTGCCGATGAAGAAATGTGCCGTGCCATTATAGAACGAGAACAGGGTTAG
- the sdaAA gene encoding L-serine ammonia-lyase, iron-sulfur-dependent, subunit alpha yields MNFCQNRNRLVSLFDSLGPIMTGPSSSHTAGVLRIGRMGRLFLGGDPERIDLFFYGALAETYKGHMSDSAIVGGLLGMREDSPEIGEALSLAEQKNIPVLYHLEPLSKRNPNTVDMLLARRDQSLRVVGISVGGGEILMTDIEDFPIYLQGSEEGILFIADKLFTKEFLAELLEENVLFLEKSVSSNHEEKDVLYTCLTEKPLSDIQLKKIEREAGVRKVFPLTCLLDYKLKNDEPLFSSFEGWLHYADSLHISLPEAAIAFEEKRSGLSKGFIREKVQIAWQTMSQSVEKGMGNDLCLLGGLMPHDEGVKLMALVEGGRSLSGETVGKAVARALGVMTLNGCMGCVVAAPTAGSSGVLPGALLTAAEHLSSDIAEIEDALLVAAMTGALIAMRAPVSGALGGCQSEIGVASAMTAAALAQLSGGTAKEVVHASSLALKNILGLICDPVAGPVEIPCIKRNAIGVANAFAASDMAIAGIESIIPPDEVVDALINVQKLLPVELRGSMRGGLASTPTAQKLKDKWFAKLGVKNS; encoded by the coding sequence ATGAACTTTTGTCAGAACCGTAACAGACTCGTGAGTCTTTTTGATTCCCTCGGTCCTATTATGACAGGACCCTCTAGTTCTCATACAGCGGGAGTCCTCAGAATAGGGCGAATGGGCCGACTCTTTTTAGGAGGAGACCCTGAGCGCATTGACCTTTTTTTCTATGGCGCATTGGCTGAAACCTATAAAGGACATATGAGCGATTCTGCTATAGTAGGCGGCTTGCTTGGCATGAGAGAAGATTCTCCGGAAATAGGAGAAGCTCTTTCTTTGGCCGAGCAAAAAAATATCCCTGTTTTATATCACTTGGAACCACTCTCCAAAAGAAACCCGAACACTGTAGATATGCTTCTTGCGAGACGAGATCAAAGCCTTCGGGTTGTAGGAATTTCTGTCGGTGGTGGCGAAATTCTTATGACAGATATTGAAGACTTTCCTATTTACTTGCAAGGAAGCGAAGAAGGGATTCTCTTTATTGCAGATAAGCTTTTCACAAAAGAGTTTTTAGCTGAACTTTTGGAAGAGAACGTTTTATTCCTTGAAAAGAGTGTCTCGTCAAACCATGAAGAAAAGGACGTCCTTTACACCTGCCTTACGGAAAAACCTTTGTCAGATATTCAGCTTAAAAAAATAGAAAGAGAAGCAGGAGTTAGAAAGGTTTTTCCCCTTACTTGTTTGCTTGATTACAAATTGAAAAACGATGAACCCCTTTTCTCTTCTTTCGAAGGATGGCTTCACTATGCTGACTCTCTCCATATTTCTTTACCTGAAGCAGCAATTGCATTTGAAGAAAAAAGGAGTGGCTTATCCAAGGGTTTTATTCGTGAAAAGGTACAGATTGCGTGGCAAACAATGTCTCAATCTGTAGAAAAGGGGATGGGGAACGATCTTTGTCTTTTAGGTGGGCTTATGCCCCATGATGAAGGTGTAAAACTTATGGCTCTTGTAGAAGGAGGGCGATCTCTTTCTGGTGAAACTGTAGGAAAGGCTGTGGCAAGAGCGCTGGGCGTCATGACATTGAACGGATGTATGGGGTGTGTAGTAGCAGCTCCGACTGCGGGGTCAAGTGGTGTATTGCCTGGAGCCCTTCTAACAGCAGCTGAACATTTAAGCTCAGATATTGCGGAAATAGAAGATGCGTTACTTGTAGCGGCAATGACAGGGGCTCTCATCGCTATGAGGGCACCAGTTTCCGGAGCATTGGGAGGATGCCAATCCGAGATAGGTGTTGCTTCTGCCATGACTGCTGCTGCTTTAGCACAGCTTTCCGGAGGTACTGCAAAAGAGGTTGTTCATGCTTCTTCACTTGCTTTAAAAAATATTTTGGGACTTATCTGTGACCCTGTTGCAGGACCAGTTGAGATTCCATGCATTAAACGCAATGCTATAGGGGTAGCCAATGCTTTTGCGGCTTCAGATATGGCTATTGCTGGCATAGAAAGTATTATCCCGCCAGATGAAGTGGTCGATGCTCTCATCAATGTACAGAAGCTTTTGCCTGTTGAACTTCGAGGAAGCATGCGAGGAGGGTTAGCTTCTACCCCTACCGCACAAAAACTCAAAGACAAATGGTTTGCAAAATTGGGAGTAAAGAATAGTTAA
- a CDS encoding FadR/GntR family transcriptional regulator, producing MFKPANKATLHENVLHQMINAIKNKAWEPGMKLPGEQSLAKTFGVSRNCIREVLKALELTGIVEARAGDGTYLSDSALCNIANTELVASLFEESTLAELMEARQLLEGQIAYWAAERATEEDVNILEHILMEETDVPNVDIHNQFHNFLAEVAGNPFLLRLLDSIRNEVSAQRIMFKSWPSTDLEQFRKDHWEICQAVKARAPEKARETMIQHLAHSQKGILEKKEKERL from the coding sequence ATGTTTAAACCCGCAAACAAGGCAACTCTTCATGAAAATGTGCTACATCAAATGATCAACGCCATAAAAAATAAGGCTTGGGAACCGGGTATGAAATTACCTGGGGAACAATCTTTGGCGAAAACCTTCGGCGTAAGTCGGAACTGCATACGAGAGGTTTTAAAAGCTCTTGAGCTTACAGGGATAGTCGAAGCCCGAGCTGGTGACGGCACATATCTTTCCGACAGTGCTTTGTGTAACATAGCTAATACAGAACTTGTTGCCTCTCTCTTCGAGGAAAGCACTCTTGCAGAGCTCATGGAGGCACGGCAACTTCTGGAAGGACAAATTGCCTACTGGGCAGCCGAACGGGCTACTGAGGAAGATGTGAATATCTTAGAGCATATTTTGATGGAAGAAACAGACGTTCCCAACGTAGATATACATAACCAATTTCATAATTTTCTGGCGGAAGTAGCCGGGAATCCCTTTCTATTGCGTCTTTTAGATTCCATACGAAATGAAGTATCTGCTCAAAGAATTATGTTTAAGTCATGGCCCTCTACAGATCTGGAACAATTTCGGAAAGACCACTGGGAAATCTGTCAGGCGGTAAAAGCACGGGCTCCAGAAAAGGCACGAGAAACTATGATCCAACACCTCGCCCATTCGCAAAAAGGGATTCTGGAGAAAAAGGAGAAAGAGAGACTATAA